In Nasonia vitripennis strain AsymCx chromosome 2, Nvit_psr_1.1, whole genome shotgun sequence, a genomic segment contains:
- the LOC100120722 gene encoding stimulator of interferon genes protein — protein MYSEIRSISLGVNIISMFIILILCINQMYEKDVYKAMKETWHLLTLCLMFLIVCVAIFKIRLFFEELFYINLHYNGNFVSVVKATLNFNVPSWVVFAITIVAFVMLVMHSNFSMIQIMQLNPFATLLAIAFSILLFYTINITECRATTVATIFSTGLNPGTAMASSYFYGYLKIILPASGGIERAGILNALEKFESKNNVPVPVKKLFILIPSSSYIPPDLKEISNNWLEYVQPLETIAIDRAGVKNRTYHNTIYKFRSNGPNKAGKSYYLATEGATPLKTFLEVQDNSHRYAALYREFNREIIKSFYTTLQNLLNDNPDCKDYCELVYYEDTKGGERTNPAHILQDRIDKYMSDQIIKIKDFK, from the exons atGTATTCTGAAATCAGATCTATAAGTCTGGGAGTCAATATTATTTCCATGTTCATAATTCTAATAT TATGTATTAATCAAATGTATGAAAAGGATGTATACAAAGCCATGAAAGAAACAT gGCACCTTCTTACTTTATGTTTGATGTTTCTTATAGTTTGTGTAGccattttcaaaattcgatTATTTTTTGAAGAGCTATTTTATATCAATTTACACTATAATGGAAATTTCGTATCTGTGGTGAAAGCAACTCTAAATTTCAACGTACCCTCTTGGGTTGTATTTGCAATTACAATTGTTGCTTTTGTG ATGCTAGTCATGCATTCTAATTTTAGTATGATACAAATCATGCAGTTGAATCCATTTGCCACGTTATTAGCTATTGCTTTCtcaattcttttattttacacaatAAACATT ACTGAATGCCGCGCAACAACAGTTGCTACGATATTTTCTACAGGATTAAATCCTGGAACTGCAATGGCAAGCAGTTATTTTTATGGTTACTTGAAAATTATTCTACCAGCAAGTGGAGGAATTGAAAGAGCag GTATATTAAACGCTTTAGAGAAATTTGAATCGAAAAACAACGTTCCTGTACCagttaaaaaactttttatacttataccatcatcatcatacATACCTCCAGATTTAAAAGAAATCTCTAATAATTGGTTAGAATATGTTCAG ccTCTTGAAACCATTGCCATAGATAGAGCAGGTGTAAAAAATCGTACTTACCATAACACCATTTATAAATTTCGTTCTAATGGTCCAAACAAGGCTGGCAAGTCTTATTATCTTGCAACTGAGGGAGCAACTCCATTAAAAACATTTCTAGAAGTACAGGACAATTCTCACAGATATGCTG CTCTCTACAGGGAATTTAATAGGGAAATtatcaaaagtttttatacgACATTGCAAAACCTTTTAAATGATAATCCAGACTGTAAAGACTACTGTGAATTAGTTTATTACGAAG ataCTAAAGGTGGGGAACGTACAAATCCAGCCCACATATTACAAGACAGAATAGACAAGTATATGAGTGATCAAATtataaagataaaagattttaaataa
- the LOC100120683 gene encoding macoilin-1 isoform X2 codes for MKRRNAECGKLRRPLKRNKITEGIYGSTLLYLKFLLLWAMVILADFILEFRFEFLWPFWLLLRSVYDSFKYQGLAFSVFFICIALTSDMICFFFIPVHWLFFAASTYVWVQYVWHTDKGVCLPTVMLWLLFLYIEAAVRLRDLRHMPFHLDLCRPFAAHCIGYPVVTLGFGFKSYVGYRMRQRKQKDVAKENEFYLQLLQQALPAEQQAANLQQQIQPHVQLQAQISTISVEQNSKSQPHRPSPQYNPSPEKSRGIGNASVDPSIQNGGVHSNSQLSSQAQSATKNNQRKTLDKGEKQEDQHTKHNAEKLSQSEKNDKKYAHTNGTTVSSSDLQFIERISSVNDFDVNEVEKDKSVKGHNSVKTQSNGSAGGKWNNVKESKDTSNTTNNQRERKGRQAKAATETINEQQKQQEEYCQRLIVCRKLEGDIKRLKSDLQSSRQVEQELRSQINTLLNGERQAKSDIQQLQHDNEQLQSKLHGLVTARQQDKQTMSSLERRIADERRQRTACEASLASERRARRAAEEARSAIPPPPPPLIRQECTDACKSRRAQMEQDLKSLRRELKAKDEMCMVYEKETAHCKENHSESEIILGALNALQDKNTHLENSLSAETRIKLDLFSALGEAKRQLEIKESLIRSQEKEIDILKAKIAQDLAVSPQDTFGPAAPSCSTSKLRLGNDVRVGSSKIRANESPCPGCTVSNLDPNATAYTPKGSLVASTEA; via the exons ATGAAGAGAAGAAATGCCGAGTGCGGCAAGCTCCGGAGGCCCTTGAAGCGCAACAAGATCACCGAAGGAATTTACGGGAG TACACTGTTATACCTGAAGTTTCTTCTACTATGGGCCATGGTGATTTTAGCAGACTTCATTTTAGAATTccgatttgaatttttatggCCTTTTTGGCTACTGCTCAGAAGCGTTTACGATTCCTTTAAATATCAGGGCTTG GCTTTCTCtgtgttttttatttgtattgcACTTACGTCAGATATGATTTGTTTCTTCTTCATCCCAGTACACTGGCTGTTCTTTGCAGCTAGTACATATGTTTGGGTGCAGTACGTTTGGCACACAG ACAAAGGCGTGTGCTTGCCAACTGTGATGTTGTGGCTACTGTTTCTGTATATAGAAGCAGCTGTACGATTAAGAGACCTGCGGCATATGCCATTTCACTTGGACCTCTGTAGGCCATTTGCTGCCCACTG TATTGGCTATCCTGTTGTAACGTTAGGATTTGGTTTTAAAAGTTACGTTGGCTACAGAATGAGACAG agaaaacaaaaagatgTAGCGAAAGAAAATGAGTTCTATTTACAACTGCTGCAACAAGCATTGCCTGCGGAACAGCAAGCAGCTAACCTGCAGCAACAAATACAACCACATGTGCAATTACAAGCACAAATATCTACCATATCGGTAGAACAGAATTCAAAATCACAGCCCCACAGGCCAAGTCCACAGTACAACCCAAGTCCAGAGAAAAGCAGAG GAATTGGCAATGCTTCTGTAGATCCAAGTATTCAAAATGGTGGAGTTCACAGTAATTCACAATTATCGTCACAAGCACAAAGTGCAACCAAAAATAATCAGAGAAAGACTCTTGATAAAGGGGAGAAACAGGAGGACCAACACACAAAGCATAATGCTGAAAAATTGTCACAGTCTGAAAAGAATGACAAAAAGTATGCACACACGAATGGTACTACTGTATCTTCCAGTGATTTACAATTTATAGAAAGGATTAG TTCTGTAAACGATTTCGACGTTAATGAAGTAGAAAAAGACAAATCGGTCAAAGGACATAATTCTGTTAAGACACAATCTAATGGCTCAGCCGGCGGAAAATGGAATAATGTAAAAGAAAGCAAGGATACGTCGAACACGACGAACAAtcaacgagagagaaaaggacgaCAAGCGAAAGCAGCGACTGAAACAATAAATGAGCAACAAAAGCAACAAGAAGAATATTGCCAGAG GTTAATCGTGTGTCGCAAGCTTGAGGGAGATATTAAACGCCTAAAATCAGACTTACAATCGAGTCGACAGGTTGAACAAGAATTGCGATCTCAAATTAACACTTTGTTAAATGGTGAACGACAAGCAAAAAGTGATATTCAACAGCTTCAACACGATAACGAACAGTTGCAGAGCAA ATTACACGGGTTAGTCACGGCTCGACAACAAGACAAACAGACAATGTCATCTCTCGAGCGACGAATAGCCGACGAAAGAAGACAGCGCACAGCCTGCGAGGCATCACTAGCTTCCGAGAGAAGAGCGCGACGTGCTGCCGAGGAAGCCCGTTCTGCGATTccgcctccgccgccgcctctCATCCGTCAAGAGTGCACAGACGCATGCAAGTCCCGTAGAGCCCAAATGGAGCAGGATCTGAAAAGTTTGCGCCGTGAACTGAAAGCGAAAGACGAAAT GTGTATGGTTTACGAGAAAGAAACTGCTCATTGTAAAGAGAATCATAGTGAATCAGAAATCATACTTGGGGCACTTAATGCGCTACAAGACAAAAATACTCATTTGGAAAACAGTTTGAGTGCGGAAACTCGCATCAAACTGGATCTGTTTTCGGCTCTTGGCGAAGCCAAGCGTCAATTAGAAATTAAGGAGA GCCTAATCCGATCGCAAGAGAAGGAGATCGATATCTTGAAGGCTAAAATAGCACAAGACTTAGCTGTCAGTCCACAAGACACATTTGGTCCTGCAGCTCCTTCATGTTCTACGTCAAAACTTCGGTTGGGGAATGATGTGCGTGTAGGAAGTTCAAAAATTCGTGCAAATGAAAGTCCTTGTCCAGGCTGTACTGTGTCGAATTTAGATCCCAATGCAACAGCATACACACCTAAAGGATCATTGGTAGCATCTACCGAAGCTTAA
- the LOC100120683 gene encoding macoilin-1 isoform X1: MKRRNAECGKLRRPLKRNKITEGIYGSTLLYLKFLLLWAMVILADFILEFRFEFLWPFWLLLRSVYDSFKYQGLAFSVFFICIALTSDMICFFFIPVHWLFFAASTYVWVQYVWHTDKGVCLPTVMLWLLFLYIEAAVRLRDLRHMPFHLDLCRPFAAHCIGYPVVTLGFGFKSYVGYRMRQRKQKDVAKENEFYLQLLQQALPAEQQAANLQQQIQPHVQLQAQISTISVEQNSKSQPHRPSPQYNPSPEKSRGRIGNASVDPSIQNGGVHSNSQLSSQAQSATKNNQRKTLDKGEKQEDQHTKHNAEKLSQSEKNDKKYAHTNGTTVSSSDLQFIERISSVNDFDVNEVEKDKSVKGHNSVKTQSNGSAGGKWNNVKESKDTSNTTNNQRERKGRQAKAATETINEQQKQQEEYCQRLIVCRKLEGDIKRLKSDLQSSRQVEQELRSQINTLLNGERQAKSDIQQLQHDNEQLQSKLHGLVTARQQDKQTMSSLERRIADERRQRTACEASLASERRARRAAEEARSAIPPPPPPLIRQECTDACKSRRAQMEQDLKSLRRELKAKDEMCMVYEKETAHCKENHSESEIILGALNALQDKNTHLENSLSAETRIKLDLFSALGEAKRQLEIKESLIRSQEKEIDILKAKIAQDLAVSPQDTFGPAAPSCSTSKLRLGNDVRVGSSKIRANESPCPGCTVSNLDPNATAYTPKGSLVASTEA; encoded by the exons ATGAAGAGAAGAAATGCCGAGTGCGGCAAGCTCCGGAGGCCCTTGAAGCGCAACAAGATCACCGAAGGAATTTACGGGAG TACACTGTTATACCTGAAGTTTCTTCTACTATGGGCCATGGTGATTTTAGCAGACTTCATTTTAGAATTccgatttgaatttttatggCCTTTTTGGCTACTGCTCAGAAGCGTTTACGATTCCTTTAAATATCAGGGCTTG GCTTTCTCtgtgttttttatttgtattgcACTTACGTCAGATATGATTTGTTTCTTCTTCATCCCAGTACACTGGCTGTTCTTTGCAGCTAGTACATATGTTTGGGTGCAGTACGTTTGGCACACAG ACAAAGGCGTGTGCTTGCCAACTGTGATGTTGTGGCTACTGTTTCTGTATATAGAAGCAGCTGTACGATTAAGAGACCTGCGGCATATGCCATTTCACTTGGACCTCTGTAGGCCATTTGCTGCCCACTG TATTGGCTATCCTGTTGTAACGTTAGGATTTGGTTTTAAAAGTTACGTTGGCTACAGAATGAGACAG agaaaacaaaaagatgTAGCGAAAGAAAATGAGTTCTATTTACAACTGCTGCAACAAGCATTGCCTGCGGAACAGCAAGCAGCTAACCTGCAGCAACAAATACAACCACATGTGCAATTACAAGCACAAATATCTACCATATCGGTAGAACAGAATTCAAAATCACAGCCCCACAGGCCAAGTCCACAGTACAACCCAAGTCCAGAGAAAAGCAGAGGTA GAATTGGCAATGCTTCTGTAGATCCAAGTATTCAAAATGGTGGAGTTCACAGTAATTCACAATTATCGTCACAAGCACAAAGTGCAACCAAAAATAATCAGAGAAAGACTCTTGATAAAGGGGAGAAACAGGAGGACCAACACACAAAGCATAATGCTGAAAAATTGTCACAGTCTGAAAAGAATGACAAAAAGTATGCACACACGAATGGTACTACTGTATCTTCCAGTGATTTACAATTTATAGAAAGGATTAG TTCTGTAAACGATTTCGACGTTAATGAAGTAGAAAAAGACAAATCGGTCAAAGGACATAATTCTGTTAAGACACAATCTAATGGCTCAGCCGGCGGAAAATGGAATAATGTAAAAGAAAGCAAGGATACGTCGAACACGACGAACAAtcaacgagagagaaaaggacgaCAAGCGAAAGCAGCGACTGAAACAATAAATGAGCAACAAAAGCAACAAGAAGAATATTGCCAGAG GTTAATCGTGTGTCGCAAGCTTGAGGGAGATATTAAACGCCTAAAATCAGACTTACAATCGAGTCGACAGGTTGAACAAGAATTGCGATCTCAAATTAACACTTTGTTAAATGGTGAACGACAAGCAAAAAGTGATATTCAACAGCTTCAACACGATAACGAACAGTTGCAGAGCAA ATTACACGGGTTAGTCACGGCTCGACAACAAGACAAACAGACAATGTCATCTCTCGAGCGACGAATAGCCGACGAAAGAAGACAGCGCACAGCCTGCGAGGCATCACTAGCTTCCGAGAGAAGAGCGCGACGTGCTGCCGAGGAAGCCCGTTCTGCGATTccgcctccgccgccgcctctCATCCGTCAAGAGTGCACAGACGCATGCAAGTCCCGTAGAGCCCAAATGGAGCAGGATCTGAAAAGTTTGCGCCGTGAACTGAAAGCGAAAGACGAAAT GTGTATGGTTTACGAGAAAGAAACTGCTCATTGTAAAGAGAATCATAGTGAATCAGAAATCATACTTGGGGCACTTAATGCGCTACAAGACAAAAATACTCATTTGGAAAACAGTTTGAGTGCGGAAACTCGCATCAAACTGGATCTGTTTTCGGCTCTTGGCGAAGCCAAGCGTCAATTAGAAATTAAGGAGA GCCTAATCCGATCGCAAGAGAAGGAGATCGATATCTTGAAGGCTAAAATAGCACAAGACTTAGCTGTCAGTCCACAAGACACATTTGGTCCTGCAGCTCCTTCATGTTCTACGTCAAAACTTCGGTTGGGGAATGATGTGCGTGTAGGAAGTTCAAAAATTCGTGCAAATGAAAGTCCTTGTCCAGGCTGTACTGTGTCGAATTTAGATCCCAATGCAACAGCATACACACCTAAAGGATCATTGGTAGCATCTACCGAAGCTTAA